One genomic window of Conger conger chromosome 7, fConCon1.1, whole genome shotgun sequence includes the following:
- the LOC133133302 gene encoding LOW QUALITY PROTEIN: nuclear receptor corepressor 1-like (The sequence of the model RefSeq protein was modified relative to this genomic sequence to represent the inferred CDS: inserted 3 bases in 2 codons) has protein sequence MVAASEYMRAGRCPRRRWLRQARGTARRPTPWQSKDKGPPTKLRIEQELRAHGKTIITAANFIDVIITRQIASDKESRERGSQSSDSSSSLSSSRYEAPGSGAIEVISPAGSPALDRQEGPFPPEKPAQTAAVTASGTSRPAPSSPSQAEAYGQVPKTHRVMTLADHISHIITQDFARNQDAPQASPATSSPGTFQSSAPSALSRAKMPSRYSPESQGPPPPPHAPHHPRASSRVSPENASDKPRARPGKSPDRGGPMESYEPISPPQSYPGLDKQEAMLQQAQRREAEHTEQRNDSRSPGSVSYLPPFFTKLENTSPMVKSKKQEIFCKLNSSGGGDSDVASAQPGXIFNLPAVTSSSSISSRNPSFGYPASNLGLEDIIRKALMGNFEDKHDDHQGGGPQPNSMERLTRMSAGKQKLLGKANSRKSKSPNPGQGYAGAERPSSVSSVHSEGDYHRQASPWTWEERPSSTGSMQFPYNPLTMRMLSRXVWEREPLLSEQYETLSDSNH, from the exons ATGGTGGCCGCCAGCGAGTACATGCGTGCAG GCAGATGCCCCCGGCGTCGGTGGCTCAGACAGGCGCGCGGTACAGCACGGCGGCCGACGCCCTGGCAGTCCAAGGACAAGGGCCCGCCCACCAAGCTGCGCATCGAGCAGGAGCTCCGCGCCCACGGCAAGACCATCATCACCGCCGCCAACTTCATCGATGTCATCATCACCCGCCAGATCGCCTCCGACAAGGAGTCCCGTGAGAGGGGCTCCCAGAGCTCCGACTCCTCCAGCAGCT TGTCCTCCAGCCGCTATGAGGCTCCGGGCAGCGGGGCCATCGAGGTGATCAGCCCCGCAGGCTCCCCCGCCCTGGACAGGCAGGAGGGGCCCTTCCCCCCGGAGAAACCCGCCCAGACAGCAG CCGTTACCGCCAGCGGGACGAGCCGCCCTGCCCCCAGCAGCCCCTCCCAGGCCGAGGCCTACGGCCAGGTCCCCAAGACGCACCGCGTCATGACCCTGGCGGACCACATTTCG CATATCATCACCCAGGACTTCGCCAGGAACCAGGACGCCCCCCAGGCCTCCCCCGCCACCTCCTCCCCCGGAACATTCCAGAGCTCGGCCCCCTCTGCCCTGAGCCGGGCCAAGATGCCCAGCCGCTACAGCCCCGAGTCCCAGggcccacccccaccacctcaCGCCCCGCACCACCCCCGAGCGTCCAGCAGGGTGTCGCCCGAAAACGCCTCCGACAAGCCCAGGGCCAG GCCTGGCAAGTCTCCGGACCGGGGAGGGCCCATGGAGAGCTACGAGCCCATCTCCCCCCCGCAGAGCTACCCCGGCCTGGACAAGCAAGAGGCCATGCTGCAGCAGGCTCAGAGACGAGAGGCCGAGCACACGGAGCAGAG GAACGACTCTCGCTCTCCCGGGAGCGTTAGCTACCTGCCCCCCTTCTTTACTAAGCTGGAGAACACCTCCCCAATGGTGAAATCCAAGAAGCAGGAGATATTTTGTAAGTTGAACTCCTCTGGTGGCGGTGATTCAGATGTGG CAAGCGCACAACCTG ATATATTTAACCTGCCTGCAGTGACAAGCTCAA GCAGTATCAGCTCCAGGAATCCTTCTTTCGGGTACCCAGCCAGTAACTTGGGCCTGGAGGACATCATTCGTAAGGCCCTGATGGGAAACTTTGAGGACAAGCACGATGACCACCAGGGCGGTGGTCCCCAGCCCAACAGCATGGAGCGGCTAACCC gcatgtCAGCTGGGAAGCAGAAGCTGTTGGGCAAGGCCAACAGCAGGAAGTCCAAGTCGCCCAACCCGGGGCAGGGCTACGCCGGGGCGGAGCGCCCATCGTCCGTATCGTCCGTGCACTCGGAGGGCGACTACCACCGGCAGGCCTCACCCTGGACCTGGGAGGAGCGGCCGTCCTCCACCG GCTCCATGCAGTTCCCCTACAACCCGCTGACCATGCGCATGCTGAGCAG GGTGTGGGAGCGTGAGCCCCTGCTGTCGGAGCAGTACGAGACCCTGTCGGACAGCAACCACTGA